The proteins below come from a single Corvus hawaiiensis isolate bCorHaw1 chromosome 20, bCorHaw1.pri.cur, whole genome shotgun sequence genomic window:
- the SERPINF1 gene encoding pigment epithelium-derived factor: MQIPVVLLFLGLLTVPSRTQNSATEQNSATADGANAGEEEEDPFYKSPVNKLAAAVSNFGYDLYRQQSSRTATANVLLSPFSLATALSSLSLGAGERTENVISRALFYDLLNKAEVHDTYKDLLSSVAGPEKSMKSASRIILEKRLRARPGFHSQLEKSYKMRPRALSGNTQLDLQEINSWVRQQTKGRIMRFMKDMPTDVSILLAGAAFFKGTWKTKFDTKKTALKDFHLDEDRTVKVSMMSDPKAILRYGFDSELNCKIAQLPLTEGISAMFFLPTKVTQNMTLIEESLTSEFVHDVDKELKTVHAVLSLPKLKLNYEEALGSTLKETRLQSLFTSPDFSKISAKPLRLSHVQHKAMLELSEDGERSTPNLEANAARLTFPIEYHVDKPFLLVLRDDTTGTLLFIGKILDPRGV, from the exons ATGCAGATTCCAGTGGTTCTCCTTTTCCTGGGCCTCTTAACTGTCCCAAGCAGAACCCAGAACTCAGCTACTGAGCAG AACTCTGCCACAGCTGATGGAGCCAATGCTGGCGAGGAAGAGGAAGATCCATTCTACAAGAGCCCTGTGAACAAGCTGGCAGCTGCAGTCTCCAACTTTGGCTACGACCTGTACCGCCAGCAGTCCAGCCGGACAGCCACCGCCAACGTGCTGCTGTCTCCCTTCAGCCTGGCTACTGCACTTTCTAGTCTCTCACTTG gggctggagaacGAACTGAAAATGTGATTTCTCGCGCCCTCTTCTACGATCTCCTCAACAAAGCTGAGGTCCACGACACCTACAAGGACCTCCTGAGCAGTGTGGCTGGGCCAGAGAAGAGCATGAAAAGTGCCTCCCGGATCATCTTGGAGAAAA GACTCAGGGCAAGGCCTGGGTTTCACAGCCAGCTCGAGAAGTCCTACAAGATGCGACCGAGGGCACTGAGTGGTAACACCCAGTTAGACCTCCAAGAAATCAACAGCTGGGTCCGACAGCAGACTAAGGGAAGGATTATGAGGTTCATGAAGGACATGCCCACAGATGTCAGCATTCTccttgctggggctgctttCTTCAAGG GGACATGGAAAACCAAGTTTGACACCAAGAAGACTGCCCTGAAGGACTTCCACCTGGATGAGGACAGAACTGTGAAGGTGTCCATGATGTCAGACCCCAAAGCCATCCTGAGATATGGTTTTGACTCAGAACTCAACTGCAAG ATTGCCCAGCTGCCCCTGACAGAGGGGATCAGTGCCATGTTCTTCCTGCCCACAAAGGTGACCCAGAACATGACTCTGATTGAGGAAAGTCTCACCTCAGAGTTTGTGCACGATGTGGACAAGGAGCTGAAGACGGTCCACGCTGTGCTAAGCCTGCCCAAACTAAAGCTGAACTACGAAGAGGCACTTGGCAGCACACTAAAGGAGACAA gGCTCCAATCACTTTTCACATCACCTGACTTCTCCAAGATTTCTGCCAAACCTCTGAGATTATCTCATGTGCAACACAAGGCAATGCTGGAGCTTAGTGAGGATGGGGAAAGATCCACACCAAACCTCGAGGCCAATGCTGCTCGTCTGACCTTCCCCATAGAATACCACGTGGACAAACCTTTCCTTCTTGTACTGAGGGATGATACCACTGGAACCCTCCTCTTCATTGGCAAGATCCTGGATCCCAGGGGTGTTTAG